One window of the Thermodesulfomicrobium sp. WS genome contains the following:
- the trpD gene encoding anthranilate phosphoribosyltransferase, which yields MSIAPILETLLAGHDLDFATASAVFADLLDGRLSEGQAAALLIALRSKGESATELAAAATAALARAHLVEGLPSPRMDTCGTGGDGRQSFNCSTAVALFLADMGYTIVKHGNRAVSSSCGSADIVEALGLPMAQDPHEVAAAARTDRFVFLFAPHFHPAFARIAPLRRALGVRTLFNLLGPLINPARPTHQILGVPEERLVPIMSAALAQIGVQHAAVVHGAGGFDELTPCGPGHVAWVQNGAVREEVIHPKSLGFEYFPPTSLSCTGKEDALDLQRRVLTGQGPAPLQAMVALNLGLALHLLEDLPLAEAMAKARTKVSQGILREVPHA from the coding sequence ATGTCCATCGCCCCCATTCTCGAAACCCTGCTTGCCGGCCACGACCTGGACTTTGCCACCGCCTCGGCCGTGTTCGCCGATCTCTTGGACGGACGCCTGTCCGAAGGCCAGGCCGCGGCCCTGCTCATCGCCCTGCGCAGCAAAGGCGAATCCGCCACCGAGCTGGCCGCTGCCGCCACCGCCGCCTTGGCGCGCGCCCACCTCGTGGAGGGGCTTCCCTCCCCGCGCATGGATACCTGCGGCACCGGCGGCGACGGTCGTCAGAGTTTCAATTGCTCCACCGCCGTGGCCCTGTTTCTCGCCGACATGGGCTACACCATAGTGAAACACGGCAACCGGGCGGTATCCAGCTCCTGCGGCAGCGCCGACATCGTCGAGGCCCTGGGCCTTCCCATGGCGCAGGATCCACATGAGGTCGCCGCCGCTGCCCGCACCGATCGCTTCGTGTTCCTCTTTGCCCCGCATTTCCATCCCGCCTTTGCCCGCATCGCCCCCTTGCGCCGCGCCCTCGGGGTGCGCACCCTTTTCAATCTCTTAGGACCACTCATCAACCCCGCACGGCCCACACACCAGATCCTGGGGGTCCCAGAAGAACGTCTGGTCCCCATCATGAGCGCCGCCCTGGCCCAGATCGGCGTCCAGCACGCCGCCGTGGTGCACGGCGCCGGAGGCTTTGACGAACTGACCCCCTGCGGTCCCGGTCATGTGGCCTGGGTGCAGAACGGCGCCGTGCGGGAGGAAGTCATCCATCCAAAATCCCTGGGCTTTGAGTATTTTCCTCCCACAAGCCTCTCCTGCACAGGCAAAGAAGACGCCCTCGATCTCCAACGACGCGTGCTCACTGGCCAAGGTCCCGCACCATTGCAGGCCATGGTGGCCCTCAACTTGGGGCTTGCCCTGCATCTGCTCGAAGACCTGCCCCTCGCCGAAGCCATGGCCAAGGCCCGGACCAAGGTGTCTCAAGGGATCTTACGGGAGGTGCCCCATGCTTGA